TATATTGTGGGGAGTTTTTGTGACCGCGGCCACCAGTATCATTGCTTTTTTTATTATTAATTATTTTAAATAATATGAACACTATTTTTCTCAGGCTCGGGGCCTTGGTCGGCTATATCATTATGGTCGGGGTAAATTATCTGGCGGTGTCATTGCCTCTGGCTGGTCGGGACACTGGCGCTATTTCCGACAGCTATCCAAATCTGTTCGCGCCGGCGGGTTATGCTTTTTCTATCTGGGGATTGATTTATACTCTGCTTGGTATTTATGTGATTTATCAGCTGACGCGCAAAGATGATGTACTAGTGGCGCGAGTGAATCAAGTTTTTATTATTAACACACTTTTAAATGCCGCTTGGCTTTTTGCCTGGCACTATGATGTCATCTGGCTCTCCGTCATTATCATGCTCGCTATGCTCGCGACTTTGATCAGGCTGGCGGATATTTTGCGCGAGGGCGCCAAGACGGCCAAAGAGCGTTGGCTCGTGCGTTTGCCTTTTAGTATTTATTTTGGCTGGATCACAGTGGCCACCATTGCCAATATCACGATATTATTGGTGAGCCTGGGTTGGAATGGCTTTGGTATTAGTGAGAGTATCTGGACAGCAGTAGTTTTGGTGGTGGGGACAATCATTGGCTCATGGCGCATGTGGCGCGATCGCTATATTCCTTATGGTTTGGTCTTGCTCTGGGCTTATGGCGCGATTTTGTCCAAACATTTATCCAAAGATGCTTTTGATGGCCAATATCCTTTGGTTATTTGGACAGTGGGGGCGTGTCTTTTGGTCTTTGTCATAGTTTTGGTGCTGATCGGGGTGAAGGGCAAGGGGAATAAAGTGATGAATGAAAAGGCGGGGTAGCATAAATAAAATTTTTATGGCCAAAAAAGATTTAAAAAATAAAGTTGTTATTTATCAAGCCAAATCCGGAGCGATTGAACTCAAAGAGGATTTGCAGAAACAAACTATCTGGGCCAGCTTACAACAAATGGCTAATCTTTTTGATACTGACAAATCTGGTGTCTCTCGTCATATTAAAAATATTTATCAAACCAAAGAATTAAATAAAACGGCAACTGTTGCAAAAATTGCAACAGTTCAAAAAGAAGGAAATAGAAAGATTGGGCGTGTTATTGAGTACTATAATTTAGACATGATTTTATCGGTCGGTTACCGCGTCAATTCCAAAAAAGCGACTACGTTTCGTCAATGGGCGACCAAAACCTTGCGGGCGCATATTTTGGACGGCTACACGATCAACCGGGCGCGCATTGCCAAAAATTATGACGCTTTTATCAAAGCAGTGGAGCAAGTTAAAAAACTTTTGCCAGCCGGCTCGAAAATAAGTCAAACCGAGGTTTTGGATTTGGTAAAACTTTTTGCCAATACTTGGTTGTCGTTGTCTGCCTATGACCAGTCTGGCTGGCCAAAGAATGGCGCGACGAAAAAGCAGGTCAAACTGACAGCCGATCATTTATGGCAAGCGGTGAATGATCTGAAGCGCGAATTGGTAGCCAAGAAATTGGCGACAAAAATTTTTGCTCAAGAAAGCGCGGTAGGAAATTTGGCTGGTATTGTGGGTAATGTGATGCAAGCTTTTGACAAGAAAGATGTTTATCCGACTTTGGAAGAAAAAGCCGCGCACTTATTATACTTTATGGTCA
This is a stretch of genomic DNA from Candidatus Kuenenbacteria bacterium. It encodes these proteins:
- a CDS encoding tryptophan-rich sensory protein, producing MNTIFLRLGALVGYIIMVGVNYLAVSLPLAGRDTGAISDSYPNLFAPAGYAFSIWGLIYTLLGIYVIYQLTRKDDVLVARVNQVFIINTLLNAAWLFAWHYDVIWLSVIIMLAMLATLIRLADILREGAKTAKERWLVRLPFSIYFGWITVATIANITILLVSLGWNGFGISESIWTAVVLVVGTIIGSWRMWRDRYIPYGLVLLWAYGAILSKHLSKDAFDGQYPLVIWTVGACLLVFVIVLVLIGVKGKGNKVMNEKAG
- a CDS encoding virulence protein RhuM/Fic/DOC family protein, producing MAKKDLKNKVVIYQAKSGAIELKEDLQKQTIWASLQQMANLFDTDKSGVSRHIKNIYQTKELNKTATVAKIATVQKEGNRKIGRVIEYYNLDMILSVGYRVNSKKATTFRQWATKTLRAHILDGYTINRARIAKNYDAFIKAVEQVKKLLPAGSKISQTEVLDLVKLFANTWLSLSAYDQSGWPKNGATKKQVKLTADHLWQAVNDLKRELVAKKLATKIFAQESAVGNLAGIVGNVMQAFDKKDVYPTLEEKAAHLLYFMVKNHPFVDGNGRIHRYLIHHVLSKMNFSKQGIVFPVSA